One Scomber japonicus isolate fScoJap1 chromosome 1, fScoJap1.pri, whole genome shotgun sequence DNA window includes the following coding sequences:
- the heatr3 gene encoding HEAT repeat-containing protein 3 encodes MGKSKTTKFKRPQFNTVGLPVNAVKEVDAEEEEHNDDDDGGGPAAELLEKLQSPSADVREFACASISRVVQQSQTIPGFLQRDAVRRLGPMLLDSSLSVRETATGALRNLSACGGQEVCEDMVKHDVMTPLTALLRECCAGFESAAVQMNDQKNAVEDVANEAVNLLWNLCESSNQALTVFNKSGLLDMVVQCLDSHPRNVELAISAAHCLHTVTEDNPELLCSMNTAVLGALETVLLSSQPGMAHTLLRTLAAGTLWNVKGSLPAARQAQTLSAVVATLSQCLGLDAGTLIPELRQAEEARHRNAPAAADMEDQAAVELVVEEMDEEGEEAPKHKKNGKAARVDNDFSDLLPRGKEELREAMALLTAQQTSLEIIVNMCCSDDPSDDEWEESSSSDESEMGADGLCDGLSNLMSPLCLSAEVHGALINHSIPEKVLKKTQFPKQEAMDVCHQNPSWKSLIKKMQRVQSRALTCLHSILSTMDAESLGGAAALQEAAQHLSTLVFGAAELPKDEEFLEAVISAMRSLLQMIASKNIPQHMTPQQLMSLSEAAARCEVVSVRVNAVAILGITGSTLAKEKGTAETLQVIGNALLQVATKDVDLVVNGEALDALFDVFADGDEAEAAAKNIQLLPALKALQPVFKAKIRKEGRGKYSPQQLCVLDNIKVNLRRFIGYLEKVVKK; translated from the exons ATGGGGAAAAGTAAAACCACTAAGTTCAAGCGTCCGCAGTTCAACACGGTCGGTTTGCCGGTGAATGCTGTGAAGGAAGTAGACGCCGAGGAAGAAGAGCacaacgatgatgatgatggtggtggtccAGCTGCGGAGTTGTTGGAGAAA tTGCAGAGTCCCAGTGCAGACGTGAGAGAGTTTGCATGTGCCAGCATTTCTCGGGTGGTGCAGCAGAGCCAAACCATCCCAGGCTTCCTGCAGAGGGATGCTGTGAGACGCCTCGGGCCCATGCTTTTGGACAGCAGCCTGTCTGTGAGGGAGACCGCCACCGGAGCACTCAG AAATCTGAGTGCATGTGGAGGTCAGGAGGTGTGCGAAGACATGGTGAAGCACGACGTCATGACTCCTCTGACAGCCTTGCTTAGAGAG TGCTGTGCTGGCTTTGAGAGCGCTGCAGTACAGATGAATGACCAGAAGAATGCAGTGGAGGATGTGGCCAATGAGGCTGTGAACCTGCTGTGGAATCTATG TGAAAGCAGCAACCAGGCGCTGACTGTGTTCAACAAATCGGGTCTTCTCGATATGGTCGTCCAGTGTCTGGACAGTCACCCGCGCAACGTGGAACTGGCCATATCTGCtg CCCACTGTCTGCACACTGTGACCGAGGATAACCCAGAGCTGCTGTGTAGCATGAACACTGCTGTGCTCGGAGCCCTGGAGACTGTGCTGTTGTCATCTCAGCCTGGCATGGCGCACACTCTCCTCAGGACACTGGCTGCAG GCACACTGTGGAACGTGAAGGGAAGTCTTCCTGCTGCCCGCCAGGCGCAGACCCTCAGCGCCGTGGTAGCCACTTTGTCACAGTGCCTGGGTCTGGACGCTGGCACGCTGATCCCTGAACTCCGACAAGCAGAGGAGGCGCGCCACAGAAACGCACCAGCTGCGGCAGACATGGAGGACCAGGCGGCAGTCGAGCTGGTTGTTGAGGAGATGGACGAAGAGGGCGAGGAAGCACCTAAACACAAGAAGAACGGGAAAGCCGCAAGAGTCGATAACGATTTCTCTGACCTCTTGCCT AGGGGCAAGGAGGAGCTGAGGGAGGCAATGGCCTTGCTGACAGCCCAGCAAACGTCCTTAGAGATCATCGTCAACATGTGCTGCTCTGACG ACCCGTCTGACGACGAGTGGGAGGAGTCTTCGAGCAGCGATGAAAGTGAAATGGGTGCTGATGGCCTTTGTGACGGATTGTCCAATCTGATGTCTCCGCTGTGTTTGTCCGCTGAGGTTCACGGGGCCTTGATCAATCACAGCATCCCAGAAAAG GTCCTCAAAAAGACTCAGTTTCCCAAACAGGAAGCCATGGATGTGTGCCACCAGAATCCGTCCTGGAAAAGCCTGATAAAAAA GATGCAGCGGGTACAGTCCCGGGCACTGACATGCCTCCACAGCATCCTCTCCACCATGGACGCTGAGTCTCTGGGAGGAGCAGCAGCCCTGCAGGAAGCAGCACAGCACTTGTCCACACTGGTTTTTGGCGCAGCAG aGCTACCCAAAGATGAGGAGTTCCTAGAGGCTGTCATCAGTGCCATGCGATCTCTTCTACAGATGATTGCCTCTAAAAATATCCCCCAG caCATGACCCCCCAGCAGCTGATGAGCCTGAGCGAAGCAGCCGCCCGCTGCGAGGTTGTCAGCGTGAGGGTCAATGCCGTCGCCATCTTGGGCATCACTGGCAGCACGTTAGCCAAAGAGAAGGGTACTGCTGAAACCCTTCAG GTGATTGGAAACGCTTTACTTCAAGTAGCTACAAAGGACGTGGACCTGGTTGTAAACGGAGAGGCCCTCGACGCCTTGTTTGACGTTTTCGCAGATGGAGACGAGGCGGAGGCGGCAGCTAAAAACATCCAGTTACTACCTGCACTGAAGGCACTTCAACCTGTCTTTAAGGCCAAG ATCCGTAAAGAAGGCAGAGGCAAGTACAGCCCTCAGCAGCTGTGCGTGTTAGACAACATCAAAGTCAACTTGAGAAGATTCATCGGTTATCTGGAGAAGGTGGTGAAGAAATGA